One segment of Phragmites australis chromosome 13, lpPhrAust1.1, whole genome shotgun sequence DNA contains the following:
- the LOC133888663 gene encoding uncharacterized protein LOC133888663 has protein sequence MKGGGGKETVTASFLRFLLLLLLPLTALYFFYTLHLLLTSASSAASCPPDSTSSSVSVSRMSANITATTAAASEKTPAVEVSTATMLQHVVFGIAASSRFWDKRKEYIKVWWRPQGAMRGYVWLDREVRESNMSTARTGLPAIRISSDTSAFPYTHRRGHRSAIRISRIVSETFRLGLPDVRWFVMGDDDTVFFPDNLLTVLNKFDHRQPYYIGSLSESHLQNIYFSYGMAYGGGGFAISRPLAEALARMQDGCLRRYPALYGSDDRIQACMAELGVPLTKHPGFHQYDVYGDLLGLLASHPVAPIVTLHHLDVVKPLFPDARSRPAAVRSLFDGPVKLDSAGMMQQSICYDGANRWTVSVAWGFAVLVARGVMSPREMEMPARTFLNWYKRADYTAYAFNTRPLARSPCQKPAVYYLSSSRRAAWHGGETTVTRYERWRHPNETRPACRWDIADPDAHVDHIVVLKKPDPGIWDRSPRRNCCRVLSSPKEGKKAEKTMTIDVGVCREGEFSQVAGV, from the exons ATGAAGGGAGGGGGCGGGAAGGAGACGGTCACCGCCTCCttcctccgtttcctccttctgctcctcctcccgctCACCGCCCTCTACTTCTTCTACacgctccacctcctcctcacctccgcGTCGTCGGCCGCCTCCTGCCCGCCtgactccacctcctcctccgtaTCGGTCTCCCGGATGTCCGCCAACATCACCGCCACCACCGCGGCGGCGTCGGAGAAGACCCCCGCCGTGGAGGTGTCCACGGCGACGATGCTGCAGCACGTCGTGTTCGGCATCGCGGCGTCGTCGCGGTTCTGGGACAAGCGCAAGGAGTACATCAAGGTGTGGTGGCGCCCGCAAGGTGCCATGCGCGGGTACGTGTGGCTGGACCGCGAGGTGCGCGAGTCCAACATGTCCACGGCGCGGACGGGGCTCCCGGCTATCAGGATCTCCTCGGACACCTCTGCTTTCCCCTACACGCACCGCCGCGGCCATCGCTCAGCCATCCGCATCTCCCGCATCGTCTCCGAGACGTTCCGCCTCGGCCTCCCCGACGTGCGGTGGTTCGTCATGGGCGACGACGACACCGTCTTCTTCCCCGACAACCTCCTCACCGTGCTCAACAAGTTCGACCACCGCCAGCCCTACTACATCGGCTCCCTCTCCGAGAGCCACCTTCAGAACATCTACTTCTCATACGGGATGGcgtacggcggcggcggctttgCCATCAGCCGGCCGCTGGCCGAGGCGCTCGCGCGGATGCAGGACGGTTGCCTCCGCCGATACCCGGCGCTGTACGGCAGTGACGACCGGATCCAGGCGTGCATGGCGGAGCTGGGCGTGCCGCTCACCAAGCACCCGGGTTTCCACCAGTACGACGTGTACGGCGACCTCCTGGGCCTCCTCGCGTCCCACCCGGTGGCGCCGATCGTGACGCTGCACCACCTCGACGTCGTGAAGCCCCTGTTCCCGGACGCGAGATCGCGCCCCGCGGCGGTGCGGAGTCTGTTCGATGGGCCCGTGAAGCTGGACTCGGCGGGGATGATGCAGCAGTCCATCTGCTACGACGGCGCCAACCGGTGGACGGTTTCCGTGGCGTGGGGGTTTGCGGTGCTGGTGGCGAGGGGGGTAATGTCCCCGCGGGAGATGGAGATGCCGGCGCGCACGTTCCTGAACTGGTACAAGCGCGCCGACTACACGGCGTACGCGTTCAACACGAGGCCCCTGGCGCGCAGCCCGTGCCAGAAGCCCGCGGTGTACTACCTGTCGTCGTCGCGGCGCGCGGCCTGGCACGGCGGCGAGACCACGGTGACTCGGTACGAACGGTGGCGCCACCCCAACGAGACGCGGCCCGCGTGCCGGTGGGATATCGCGGACCCGGACGCGCACGTCGATCACATCGTCGTGCTCAAGAAGCCTGACCCCGGGATATGGGACAGG TCTCCCAGGCGAAATTGTTGTCGAGTGCTGTCGTCGCCCAAGGAGGGGAAGAAAGCGGAGAAGACGATGACCATCGATGTAGGTGTATGCAGGGAAGGCGAGTTCAGCCAAGTAGCAGGAGTATAA